Below is a genomic region from Neorhizobium galegae.
CCGCCAGCCGTTCGCCGGCCTCGCCGGACCAGAGCGCCGCGAGGTTCTGCCGTTCGTCGATGCAGATCGCTTCCAGCGCGCGGCCCGTGCGTTCGGCCCAGTCGGACAGCGGGAGCTTTGCCGTGAGGCCGCGCCCATCCGGACGTCGACGGATGAGGGCGGAGGCAAGCGGTTCGACGGCTTTCGCCAGCCGCCGGGCGAGGTCGCGGGCCTTGTCGGCAGCGTCGGCAGGCAGGGACAGCCGCCAATGCGGCGCGTGCCGGTCTTCGAGCTGCGCGGCAAGCTGGGTTTCGAGCAGCGGTTCCAGCGCCGAAATATCCATGTCGCCGATGCCGCCGCGCAGCGCCAGAATTTCGAGCGCCTCGACCGCTGAACGCAGATCTTCGACTGGCAGGCCGAGCCGCATCAGCGGGTGCTTGATCAGCGCGACCATCGCCACCGGGTCGCCCGGCCGGAGCGTCGCTTCGAGGAGAAGCTGCGCCAGCGTGCCCTGCGGCGTGCCCGACAGCGGCGAACCGGCGGAATCGTCGGCGAGAAGGCCGAAACGGGAAAGCTCGGCGGTCACCCGGCGGGCGAGCGCGCGGTCTGGCGTGATCAGCGCCGCCTGGCTCTCGCCGCCATTTTTGCCCGGCTGTTCGAGCGCCAGGCGCAGCGCGATGGCGATCGCCACAGCCTCCTCGCGCTCGTTCGAGGACTCGATCAGTGAGACGTCGGCAAAAGCCTGGGCGAGGAGGCCGGGATCGGCGCTGTCCCGCCAGGTGCTCCAGCGGTCGGTCGCCTTGGCGGGCACCAGCGCCTGGGAGAGCGCTTCGGCGCGGAAGGCGAGATCGTCGGGAACCTCGCCGAGCACTTCCACGTCTTCCCGCGTCACGCCGAGCTTTTTGAGCAGCCGCGACAGTCCGAATTGCGAATGGCTGCGGCTGGCGGGTTCGGGTTTGCCGTCGAAAGCCTCTTCGCCGATCATTGCCCATTGATCCGCCGGCATCGAAAGATCCAGGCCGGGCAGCACGACGGTGCCGTTCGGAAGGTGGGAGATCGCGGCGATCAGGTCGGCGGCAGCGGGCACCGAACCGGTGGAACCCGCAACAATCACCGGGCCTTTATGCTCTCTCAGGGAAATCCGCCGGGCCTCGCCGCGCAGGATCGACGCCTGATGTTTTGCCGGCGAAGAACGGCGCAGTTCTTCCAGCCGCAGCGGCCAGAAGGCGCTGGCGATCGACAGGAACTCGGCGGTCAGCTGCCACCAGAGCGCATGTTCGCCGGTATCGAGTTTTTTCAGGTCGGCCCAGTCGCGCTCTTCGGTTTCGACCGCATCGATGAGTTCGGCAAGCGCCCGGGCAAGCCAGATCGCATCGGCGGGGCTGGCGGGCGCGACGAGCGGCGATTCCGAATGCACGTCGAGCACGATTTTCGGAAGTTGGTTGCGCCAGGCAAGGATCAGCCGGCCGAGCTCCAGCAGCCGCGCGGTGCCGCCGATCGGCAGCGCCAGGTCCATCTCCTCGGGTGCCACGAGGTCGAAATAACCGCTGTCGTCGTCGGTTTCGCCAAGCGGCCGGATGACCGGCAGGATCGCCGAGCGGCCGCCGAGCAGGTCGACGAATTCCGAGCGCAGCACGCGGGCTGAGCGCCGCGTCGGCACATAGATGGTCACGTCGGCAAGCGAAAGCGGATCGGCCGGATCGTAGCGGAAGGTCTCGTTGAGCCGGCCGTCGCAGAGTGCCGCTGCCACGGTCTTGAGGAACGGCGCTCCGGCTCCAATCGAGAAGACCCGCTTCTTGCCGGATAGGGTGGTCATGCCTCCACCGGATAGCGCGCGATCACCGCTTCGGCTTCCGGCAGCGCTTCCGGCGTGCCGACGGTGATCCAGTGGCCGTCGAGCATCGTGCCAAAGAGCCGGCCGCGGGTGATCGCCTTGTCGAAATAGATGTTGATGTTGAACGCGTCGGACGGCGCGTCGTCGAGGAAGGACGGGCTCATCGCGAAGGCGCCGGCATAGACGACCGGATTGGTCGGATCGAAGCGGTAACGCCTCAACCGGCCATCCGCGTCCATGCCGAAATCGTTGACGCCGTTGTGCCCGGTCGTGTTGTCGATATCGACGCAGAGCATCGCCATGTCCATGCGCTCAGGGTCGAAGAATCCGGCCAGGTGCTGCAGGTTGGTGGGCTTGCCCGGTGTCTCGCCGATCCAGAAGAGGTCGGCATTCATGACGAAAATCGTGCTGCGATCGAGAAGCTTCAGCCCCTTCACGATCCCGCCGCCATTGTTCATCAGCGCGTCGCGCTCGTCGGAGATGAGGATTTCGAGGCCCTTATAGGCCGCAAGATGCGCCGCCATCTGGTCGGCGAAGTGGTGCACGTTGACGACGGCGCGCTCGACGCCGGCTTCTCTCAGCGAATCCAGCACATAATCGATCATCGGCTTGCCGGCGACCGGCACCAGCGGCTTCGGCATCGTGTTGGTGATCGGCCGCATACGGGTGCCGAGCCCTGCGGCAAGCACCATCGCCTGTTTGATGGGGGCTCGTTGAATGGTCATCGGGAACCGTATTTATGATTCGGGCAGTTCTATTCCAGCCCGACGGCACCAATCGCGCAAGGGGCTGAGCACATCGTGGCTCAGCGCCGTCGCGAGATAGCGGAGCGTCCGCGGCATGTGCTTCAGATAGCCCGGCTTGCCGTCCCGCTGCAAGAGCCGCACCCAGAGACCGGCAAGCTTGCAGTTGCGCTGTGCCGCCATGATCGCCCAGGCCTTCAGGAACGTCGGCTCGTCGAAGGCCCCGAGGGCACGGCGAAGCGTCACGTAGTCCAGCATCAGCTGATCGGCAAGCGCCTTCGGAATGTCCACTCGCGCGTCCTGGACGATCGAGGCGAGGTCATAGGCGGTCGGGCCGATCATCGAATCCTGGAAATCGATCAGGCCGACGCGCCGCACGCCGGATTCATGTGGCCGCCAGATGATGTTCGGCGAATGGAAATCGCGCAGCAGCAGGTTCTTCTCGACGCCGTCGAGCTCGCGGACCAGGTTGTCCCAGATCTCCAGGTATTCCTGCCGTTCCTCGTCGGTCGCAGGCGTGCCGCGCTTCCAGGGCAGATGCCAGTCGATCAGAAGCCGGGCCTCCATCTTCATCGCCGTGGGATCGAAATCTGGGATGTGATGGATATGCCCGTCGCCGACCGGCAGGTCCTGGCGCATCTCGTGGCTGTGCAGGAAGGCGAGGCACACGATGCTTTCCCGGTAGCGCTCCTCGATGGGATTGCCGTCTTCGTCGACGGCACCCTCTTCGCCGAGATTTTCGATCAGCAGGATGCCCTGGTCGTAATCCACATGCAGCACTTCCGGCGCTGCCAGCCCCAGTTCGCGCAGGTATTCGTCGATCGCCACGAAGGGGTAGGGGTCTTCTGCGAGATGCGCGACCTTGGGATAGGGTTTTCCGTCGAGAACCGGCGGCCCTTGCGCCGGGCGCGGCCAGTCCATCAGGATCAGCGTTTCGCCGTTTGCGATTGTCACGCTCTCATAGGCGCGTGTCGAAGCGTCGCCGGTGAGGAACCGCCGCCGGGCGCCGGGATAGCCATGGCTGTCGAGGAATTCGCGGATCGCCAGCACGCGGCGGATGCGCTGCATCTGTGCGTCCGGGGCGGTGATCGTCGCGGTCCGGCCGCTGCCGTGCTGTTCGAGCCGAAGCTGGATGCGGGCCTGCGGCAGCAGGTTGTCGGCGACCTCGGGCCATTCCACCAGACAGATGCCGTTGGAAAGCGCCTCGTCGAAACCAAGCTCGTCCAATTCGGAGGAATCGCCCAGCCGATAGAGATCGAAATGCGAGACCGGAATGCGCAGCTCGTAACTCTGCACCAGCGTGAAGGTCGGGCTCGGCACTTCGAGTTCAACGTCATCGGCCAGCGCGCGCAAAAAAGCCCGTGCGAAGGTCGATTTGCCGGCGCCGAGATCGCCGGAAAGGGCGATCCAGTCGCCCTTGTTCAGCGCCAATGCCAGGTCTTCGCCGAGGCGGATCGTTTCGGCCTCGTCGGCAAGCGTCAGGGTAAGGGCCGTCTCACCACTCATTCGGCGGCGACGGACCGCGCCGTCGTGCCGCTTGGAATGCGGCACGTAACCGTGGTTCCCTGGCCGGGCTTGCTGTCGATTGCGACATCGCCATGATGCAGCGTCACGAAGCTTTCGACGATCGAAA
It encodes:
- the addB gene encoding double-strand break repair protein AddB; the protein is MTTLSGKKRVFSIGAGAPFLKTVAAALCDGRLNETFRYDPADPLSLADVTIYVPTRRSARVLRSEFVDLLGGRSAILPVIRPLGETDDDSGYFDLVAPEEMDLALPIGGTARLLELGRLILAWRNQLPKIVLDVHSESPLVAPASPADAIWLARALAELIDAVETEERDWADLKKLDTGEHALWWQLTAEFLSIASAFWPLRLEELRRSSPAKHQASILRGEARRISLREHKGPVIVAGSTGSVPAAADLIAAISHLPNGTVVLPGLDLSMPADQWAMIGEEAFDGKPEPASRSHSQFGLSRLLKKLGVTREDVEVLGEVPDDLAFRAEALSQALVPAKATDRWSTWRDSADPGLLAQAFADVSLIESSNEREEAVAIAIALRLALEQPGKNGGESQAALITPDRALARRVTAELSRFGLLADDSAGSPLSGTPQGTLAQLLLEATLRPGDPVAMVALIKHPLMRLGLPVEDLRSAVEALEILALRGGIGDMDISALEPLLETQLAAQLEDRHAPHWRLSLPADAADKARDLARRLAKAVEPLASALIRRRPDGRGLTAKLPLSDWAERTGRALEAICIDERQNLAALWSGEAGERLAGLLSEVMETDGQMEADGPQWIDIVMALTTGEAVKPRSLSHPRIFIFGTLEARLQSVDTMILGGLNEGSWPGQTVNNPFLSRTMKTDMGLEPPERRIGQLAHDFEMACGTRHLILSRSMRQGSTPTVASRWLQRLLALGGRQFADELRTRGHQYRDWASMIDAGENQPVSKRPAPKPPADLQPVKYSFSEVGRLRRDPYSIYARRILKLDPLDPFNRDPGASERGTLYHAIIDRYTREGHKPGTPAAKEAIRRITEELFDAELLPPHIDRVWRPRFVEVARAFLDWEVERAPDIRRTMTEVGAGWELEPAGIRVTGIADRIDIKGSGLADLVDYKTGLSPSVSQARALLDPQLGLEAAALRAGAFKDAGPLTPDQLLYVRLRPGDRFREDKVNNEGSSATAKRQPKSAIDLADESLEQLTRFVITLRNGEAGFASRLVPMAQNDFGGEYDHLARVAEWSTADDEEAEADE
- a CDS encoding nucleotidyltransferase family protein; translation: MTIQRAPIKQAMVLAAGLGTRMRPITNTMPKPLVPVAGKPMIDYVLDSLREAGVERAVVNVHHFADQMAAHLAAYKGLEILISDERDALMNNGGGIVKGLKLLDRSTIFVMNADLFWIGETPGKPTNLQHLAGFFDPERMDMAMLCVDIDNTTGHNGVNDFGMDADGRLRRYRFDPTNPVVYAGAFAMSPSFLDDAPSDAFNINIYFDKAITRGRLFGTMLDGHWITVGTPEALPEAEAVIARYPVEA
- the tsaE gene encoding tRNA (adenosine(37)-N6)-threonylcarbamoyltransferase complex ATPase subunit type 1 TsaE gives rise to the protein MSGETALTLTLADEAETIRLGEDLALALNKGDWIALSGDLGAGKSTFARAFLRALADDVELEVPSPTFTLVQSYELRIPVSHFDLYRLGDSSELDELGFDEALSNGICLVEWPEVADNLLPQARIQLRLEQHGSGRTATITAPDAQMQRIRRVLAIREFLDSHGYPGARRRFLTGDASTRAYESVTIANGETLILMDWPRPAQGPPVLDGKPYPKVAHLAEDPYPFVAIDEYLRELGLAAPEVLHVDYDQGILLIENLGEEGAVDEDGNPIEERYRESIVCLAFLHSHEMRQDLPVGDGHIHHIPDFDPTAMKMEARLLIDWHLPWKRGTPATDEERQEYLEIWDNLVRELDGVEKNLLLRDFHSPNIIWRPHESGVRRVGLIDFQDSMIGPTAYDLASIVQDARVDIPKALADQLMLDYVTLRRALGAFDEPTFLKAWAIMAAQRNCKLAGLWVRLLQRDGKPGYLKHMPRTLRYLATALSHDVLSPLRDWCRRAGIELPES